Proteins from one Sphingomonas sp. HF-S4 genomic window:
- a CDS encoding GNAT family N-acetyltransferase yields the protein MTKPMPLDAFPRLTPLLAAECVDGLAASIDAVAARAAPTHRFLRYGWFAAALQAYGGAAWTITVARESEPVAALPIVARGPGWLGLASVPGCYWPFRSFPVREDAGVEVGEALLARLAETANALRLGPICDGDPGLELLKAAAEARGWVVLDRFVADSFLLDMAALQAEGTWPRNSTLRKNRFHEKHLGSHGALDWAFVSGGDWDSDAFDALAEIERKSWIAARTDGSDAKFTPEGHGGFWRAATADPVVAEMMWAAVLRVDGKPAAFSFDLNAGSLKYAIANSYDPAFAKHSPGKLLYYRNLVRGIADGISTVDWGAGDSGYKQVIGADRGPVIRDWLFVRPGLPALAGRMLRGLWRRSGHTQQPTVTPAEVPE from the coding sequence ATGACCAAGCCGATGCCGCTCGACGCGTTTCCGCGCCTGACGCCCCTGCTCGCCGCCGAATGCGTCGACGGGCTGGCCGCGAGCATCGACGCCGTTGCCGCGCGCGCGGCGCCGACCCACCGCTTCCTGCGCTACGGCTGGTTCGCCGCCGCGCTTCAGGCCTATGGGGGTGCGGCGTGGACGATTACGGTCGCACGAGAAAGCGAACCGGTGGCAGCGCTGCCGATCGTGGCGAGGGGGCCGGGCTGGCTCGGGCTGGCGAGCGTTCCGGGATGCTATTGGCCGTTCCGCAGCTTCCCGGTGCGCGAAGATGCCGGAGTCGAGGTCGGCGAAGCATTGCTCGCGCGGCTTGCCGAGACAGCGAATGCGCTGCGCCTGGGCCCCATCTGCGACGGGGATCCGGGGCTCGAATTGCTCAAGGCGGCTGCCGAGGCGCGGGGCTGGGTGGTGCTGGACCGCTTCGTCGCCGACAGCTTCCTGCTCGATATGGCCGCGCTTCAGGCCGAGGGGACCTGGCCGCGCAACTCGACGCTGCGGAAGAACCGGTTTCATGAGAAGCATCTGGGTTCGCATGGCGCACTCGACTGGGCCTTCGTGTCGGGAGGCGATTGGGATTCAGACGCGTTCGATGCGCTCGCCGAGATCGAGCGGAAAAGCTGGATCGCGGCTAGAACCGATGGCTCGGACGCCAAGTTCACGCCCGAGGGGCATGGCGGCTTCTGGCGTGCTGCGACCGCCGATCCGGTGGTGGCGGAAATGATGTGGGCGGCGGTGCTGCGCGTGGACGGCAAGCCTGCTGCATTCTCGTTCGATCTCAATGCGGGATCACTGAAATATGCGATCGCCAACAGCTATGATCCGGCGTTCGCGAAGCACTCGCCGGGCAAACTGCTCTATTATCGTAACCTGGTGCGCGGGATCGCAGACGGCATTTCGACGGTCGACTGGGGCGCGGGGGACAGCGGCTACAAGCAGGTGATCGGCGCCGACCGCGGCCCGGTGATCCGCGACTGGCTGTTCGTGCGGCCCGGACTGCCGGCGCTCGCCGGGCGGATGCTGCGCGGGTTGTGGCGGCGCAGTGGGCATACCCAGCAACCTACCGTCACCCCGGCCGAAGTGCCGGAGTGA
- a CDS encoding acyl-CoA dehydrogenase, with amino-acid sequence MFTPATAEQRFVLEHIVRLAEISPEAGEMMDPVLEGAGEFAAGEWAPLERLGDTEGPKWTEDGVRMPAGYAEAYKAYVEGGWGTIGSPEAFGGQGLPVSLSIAVLETLGTANMGFALAPILTVGAIEALAHHGTPEQQALYLPKLATGEWTGTMNLTEPQAGSDVGALKSKAEPVGDGTYRIKGTKIFISFGDHDMADNIVHLVLARTPDAPAGTKGLSLFLVPKVRADGTFNDVRVVSIEHKMGLHASPTCVLSFGDHDDCIGELIGGEMGGIRAMFTMMNNARLNVGLQGVQVAERATQRAVGYARERVQGVRAGAPAAIVEHPDVRRMLLRMKAQTQAARALVYYAFGQLDRGHAGDAAANARVELLTPLAKAHGTDLGNEVASLGVQVHGGMGYIEETGAAQHFRDARITPIYEGTNGIQAADLVGRKLSMDNGGTLFGLLSEMRGDAEDGELLRLIDACEEVGRTLLSAETDDRLAASYPFLTMLSVAVCGWLMEESGRIAARSEVDPTFLKMKAAATRFYVEQIVPEAMGLKAAAMAKADVLYAIDAEAFAA; translated from the coding sequence ATGTTCACCCCCGCCACCGCCGAGCAGCGCTTCGTGCTGGAGCATATCGTCCGCCTCGCGGAAATCAGCCCCGAGGCGGGCGAGATGATGGACCCGGTGCTCGAAGGTGCGGGAGAATTCGCCGCGGGCGAATGGGCACCCCTCGAACGGCTGGGCGATACCGAGGGCCCCAAATGGACCGAGGATGGCGTCAGGATGCCCGCGGGCTACGCCGAGGCGTACAAGGCCTATGTCGAGGGCGGCTGGGGCACGATCGGATCCCCCGAGGCCTTTGGCGGGCAGGGCCTTCCGGTCAGCCTGTCGATCGCCGTGCTCGAGACGCTCGGCACCGCCAATATGGGGTTTGCGCTCGCGCCAATCCTCACCGTCGGCGCGATCGAGGCGCTGGCGCATCACGGCACGCCCGAGCAGCAGGCGCTGTATCTCCCCAAGCTCGCGACCGGCGAGTGGACCGGTACGATGAACCTCACCGAGCCGCAGGCGGGCAGCGATGTCGGCGCGCTCAAGTCCAAGGCCGAGCCGGTCGGCGACGGCACGTACCGGATCAAGGGCACTAAGATCTTCATCAGCTTCGGCGACCACGACATGGCCGACAACATCGTCCACCTCGTCCTCGCGCGCACGCCAGACGCACCCGCGGGCACCAAGGGGCTTTCGCTGTTCCTCGTCCCCAAGGTCCGGGCCGACGGGACCTTCAACGACGTCCGCGTCGTCTCGATCGAGCACAAGATGGGGCTCCACGCCTCGCCGACCTGCGTGCTGAGCTTCGGCGATCACGACGATTGCATCGGCGAGCTGATCGGCGGCGAAATGGGCGGCATCCGCGCGATGTTCACGATGATGAACAATGCGCGATTGAATGTCGGCCTCCAGGGCGTCCAGGTCGCGGAGCGCGCCACCCAGCGCGCAGTCGGCTATGCCCGCGAACGCGTCCAGGGCGTTCGCGCCGGCGCACCTGCCGCAATCGTCGAGCATCCCGACGTCCGCCGCATGCTGCTGCGCATGAAGGCGCAGACTCAGGCGGCGCGCGCATTGGTCTATTACGCCTTTGGCCAGCTCGACCGCGGCCATGCCGGCGACGCCGCGGCCAACGCGCGAGTCGAGCTGCTCACCCCACTCGCCAAGGCGCACGGTACCGATCTCGGCAACGAAGTCGCGTCGCTCGGCGTCCAAGTCCACGGCGGGATGGGCTATATCGAGGAGACCGGCGCCGCCCAGCATTTCCGCGACGCGCGCATCACGCCGATCTACGAAGGCACCAACGGCATCCAGGCCGCCGATCTGGTCGGGCGGAAGCTGAGCATGGACAATGGCGGCACGCTGTTCGGCCTGCTCTCGGAAATGCGCGGCGACGCCGAGGATGGCGAACTGCTCCGGCTGATCGATGCATGCGAGGAAGTCGGGCGCACCCTGCTGTCGGCAGAGACCGACGACCGCCTCGCCGCGAGCTACCCATTCCTGACGATGCTCTCGGTCGCGGTATGCGGCTGGCTGATGGAGGAAAGCGGCCGCATCGCCGCCCGAAGCGAAGTCGATCCGACGTTCCTCAAGATGAAGGCAGCGGCGACGCGCTTCTATGTCGAGCAGATCGTTCCGGAGGCGATGGGGTTGAAGGCGGCTGCGATGGCCAAGGCGGATGTGCTGTACGCGATCGATGCCGAGGCGTTCGCCGCCTGA
- a CDS encoding L-threonylcarbamoyladenylate synthase: protein MPLLSSCFLRYSPPRVSPTNPRILPYGEAAIAEAAALIRSGDCVAVPTETVYGLAADATDSQAVARIYQAKGRPSFNPLIVHVPDLEAAEIIAVFDDAARRLAERFWPGPLTLVLPVRREAGISSLVTAGLETIAIRVPDHRAMQALLDASGVPLAAPSANASGGISPTRAAHVAASLAGRIPLVIDDGPTSAGIESTIVRGREILRPGPLTWADLFPGEGRGTVTMQPETGPRPSPGNKEGITAPGQLDSHYAPGKPLRLHATIRQDGEWLIGFGAVPGDDTLSIRGDLVEAAANLFDALHRADASEAVAIAVAPVPETGIGVAINDRLKRAAFPR from the coding sequence ATGCCTCTCTTGTCGTCCTGTTTCCTGCGCTATAGCCCCCCTCGCGTGAGCCCGACAAATCCCCGCATCTTACCCTACGGCGAGGCCGCCATCGCCGAAGCCGCCGCGCTGATTCGGAGCGGTGATTGCGTCGCGGTGCCCACTGAGACGGTGTATGGACTCGCCGCCGACGCAACCGATTCGCAGGCCGTCGCGCGGATCTACCAGGCCAAAGGGCGGCCGAGCTTCAACCCGCTGATCGTGCATGTCCCCGATCTCGAGGCGGCAGAGATCATCGCGGTGTTCGACGATGCCGCGCGGCGGCTGGCGGAGCGCTTCTGGCCGGGGCCGCTGACGCTGGTGCTGCCGGTAAGACGCGAGGCGGGGATTTCGTCGCTGGTGACCGCGGGGCTGGAGACGATCGCGATCCGCGTGCCCGATCACCGCGCGATGCAGGCGCTGCTCGATGCGAGCGGCGTGCCACTGGCGGCACCTTCGGCCAATGCCAGCGGAGGCATCTCTCCGACCCGGGCGGCGCATGTCGCGGCGAGCCTGGCGGGGCGGATCCCGCTGGTGATCGACGACGGACCGACGTCTGCGGGGATCGAGTCGACGATCGTACGTGGCCGAGAAATCCTTCGGCCTGGCCCGTTGACTTGGGCCGACCTGTTCCCCGGCGAAGGCCGGGGAACAGTCACGATGCAGCCCGAGACTGGGCCCCGGCCTTCGCCGGGGAACAAGGAGGGGATCACTGCGCCCGGTCAGCTCGACAGCCATTATGCGCCTGGCAAGCCGCTGCGCCTGCATGCGACGATCCGGCAGGACGGCGAATGGCTGATCGGCTTCGGCGCAGTGCCGGGCGACGATACGCTGTCGATTCGCGGCGACCTGGTCGAAGCCGCGGCGAACCTGTTCGATGCGCTGCACCGCGCGGATGCGTCGGAAGCGGTGGCGATCGCGGTGGCGCCGGTGCCCGAGACGGGCATTGGCGTTGCGATCAACGACCGGCTCAAGCGGGCGGCATTTCCGCGCTGA
- the msrA gene encoding peptide-methionine (S)-S-oxide reductase MsrA yields the protein MTVETATLAGGCFWCTEAVFNDVIGVSKVESGYIGGNVPNPTYKQVCGGDTGHAEAIRVTYETDQISTAELFDIFLATHDPTQLNRQGNDVGTQYRSAFFPHSDEQKAEAEAAIARASADWPAPIVTTIEPLSDWYPAEDYHQEYWQGEGQRNPYCLAVIPPKLRKLRKSFAAKAKEGAAA from the coding sequence ATGACAGTCGAAACCGCGACGCTCGCCGGCGGATGCTTCTGGTGCACCGAGGCGGTGTTCAACGACGTGATTGGAGTCAGCAAGGTCGAGAGCGGCTATATCGGCGGCAACGTGCCCAACCCGACCTACAAGCAGGTCTGCGGCGGCGACACCGGCCATGCCGAGGCGATCCGGGTGACCTACGAGACCGATCAGATCAGCACCGCCGAGCTGTTCGACATCTTCCTCGCGACGCACGACCCGACCCAGCTCAATCGCCAGGGCAACGATGTCGGCACGCAGTATCGCTCGGCGTTCTTTCCGCATTCGGACGAACAGAAGGCCGAGGCCGAAGCCGCGATCGCGCGCGCATCGGCGGATTGGCCGGCACCGATCGTCACCACGATCGAGCCCCTGTCGGACTGGTATCCGGCGGAAGACTATCATCAGGAATATTGGCAGGGCGAAGGCCAGCGGAACCCGTATTGCCTCGCAGTGATCCCGCCCAAGCTGCGGAAGCTCCGGAAAAGCTTCGCGGCGAAGGCCAAGGAAGGGGCGGCGGCCTGA
- the galE gene encoding UDP-glucose 4-epimerase GalE, translating to MRDGTVLVTGGAGYIGSHAVLALLDAGWKVVVVDNLVTGFDWAVDKRAKLVVANIEDEARIRATMRDEGVIAVMHFAGSVVVPESVSDPLRYYRNNTVASRSLIESAVASGVKHFIFSSTAATYGIPEKVPVSEDSPKVPINPYGMSKLMTEFMLRDVAAAHPINYAALRYFNVAGADPQGRSGQSTAGATHLIKIAAEAATGKRSSVSVFGTDFATEDGTGVRDYIHVTDLAAAHVDALDLLIARPQESHTMNAGYGRGFSVLQVLDAVDRVTNRTIERKLEGRRAGDPDALVADNSKILSTLPWRPKHDDLEGIVKDALAWERSLAERQG from the coding sequence ATGCGCGACGGTACAGTGCTGGTGACGGGCGGTGCGGGCTATATCGGCAGCCACGCGGTGCTCGCGCTGCTCGACGCGGGGTGGAAGGTCGTCGTGGTCGACAACCTCGTCACCGGGTTCGACTGGGCCGTCGACAAGCGCGCCAAGCTGGTCGTCGCCAATATCGAGGACGAGGCCAGGATCCGCGCGACGATGCGCGACGAAGGCGTCATCGCGGTAATGCATTTCGCAGGATCGGTGGTGGTGCCGGAGTCGGTGAGCGACCCGCTCAGATATTACCGCAACAACACCGTTGCGAGCCGCTCGCTGATCGAGAGCGCGGTGGCGTCGGGGGTGAAGCATTTCATCTTCTCATCGACCGCGGCAACCTACGGCATCCCGGAGAAGGTGCCTGTGTCCGAGGACAGCCCCAAGGTGCCGATCAACCCCTATGGCATGTCCAAGCTGATGACCGAGTTCATGCTGCGCGACGTCGCCGCGGCGCATCCGATCAATTACGCGGCCTTGCGCTATTTCAACGTCGCCGGCGCCGATCCGCAGGGCCGCTCGGGCCAGTCGACCGCAGGGGCGACGCACCTGATCAAAATTGCTGCCGAGGCGGCGACGGGCAAGCGATCGTCGGTGTCGGTGTTTGGAACCGACTTCGCCACCGAGGACGGCACCGGGGTGCGCGATTACATCCACGTCACCGATCTCGCCGCGGCGCATGTCGACGCGCTCGACCTGCTGATTGCACGGCCGCAGGAGAGCCACACGATGAACGCGGGCTATGGCCGGGGCTTTTCGGTGCTCCAGGTGCTCGACGCGGTCGATCGGGTGACCAACCGGACGATCGAGCGGAAGCTCGAAGGCCGTCGTGCCGGCGATCCCGACGCGCTGGTGGCGGACAACAGCAAGATCCTGAGCACGCTGCCATGGCGACCCAAGCACGACGATCTCGAAGGCATCGTCAAGGACGCGCTGGCGTGGGAACGCTCGCTGGCCGAGCGCCAGGGCTGA
- a CDS encoding phosphatase PAP2 family protein, with the protein MERPSPDTIVALRDESRASRRIPWPIVVLAAMAILLGLVWFGHEIREGEAAEFDRAIILALRVPGHPELPIGPHWLPSAVRDITALGSSTVLTLVVIVTASFLALRGRFRQALLVIGATALGGLAVTVIKVLIARARPDIVQQLMDEASHSFPSGHAANSAIVYLTLATLLFPVVRDWRMRGFVLAVAMLLVGLIGVSRIYLGVHWPSDVLAGWAFGSCWALLWWGLELRIFARNQPPTSPAGARRVLPSGS; encoded by the coding sequence ATGGAACGTCCGTCCCCCGACACGATCGTCGCGCTCCGCGACGAGAGCCGCGCCTCGCGCCGCATCCCCTGGCCAATCGTCGTCCTCGCCGCGATGGCGATTCTGCTCGGCCTGGTCTGGTTCGGCCATGAGATCCGGGAGGGCGAGGCCGCCGAGTTCGACCGTGCGATCATCCTCGCGCTGCGCGTCCCCGGCCATCCCGAACTGCCGATCGGCCCACACTGGCTGCCTTCCGCGGTGCGCGACATCACTGCGCTCGGCAGTTCGACGGTGCTGACTCTCGTCGTCATCGTCACTGCCAGCTTCCTCGCGCTGCGCGGCCGCTTCCGCCAGGCGCTGCTCGTTATCGGCGCGACGGCGCTCGGCGGGCTCGCGGTAACGGTGATCAAGGTGCTGATCGCCCGCGCCCGCCCCGACATCGTCCAGCAACTGATGGACGAGGCCTCGCACAGCTTCCCCAGCGGCCACGCCGCCAACAGCGCGATCGTCTACCTCACGCTGGCGACGCTGCTCTTCCCCGTGGTGCGCGACTGGCGGATGCGCGGCTTCGTGCTGGCGGTGGCGATGCTGCTGGTCGGGCTGATCGGGGTGAGCCGCATCTATCTCGGCGTCCACTGGCCCAGCGACGTCCTAGCCGGCTGGGCGTTCGGCAGCTGCTGGGCGCTGCTGTGGTGGGGGCTGGAGTTGCGTATCTTCGCGCGAAACCAACCGCCGACTAGTCCGGCCGGCGCGCGCCGTGTTTTACCGTCAGGATCATGA